Below is a genomic region from Demequina sp. NBRC 110054.
CCGGGCTCCACACGTCGCCGCCGTCGTTGATCGAGAAGTAGCGGCCGCCGTCGTCGACGGGAACGTTGTTATAGCGGTAGCGCGTCAGCCGACGCAGCTTGGCATCGCGGTAGAAGCAGTACCCGCCACCGGTGTTCGAGACGAGGCCGAAGAACTCCTGCGAGCCGAGGTAGTTGATCCACGGGTACGGGGTGTGCGGCGTCTCGATGACGTATTCGCGGGCTTCATCGTCGAAGTGTCCGTATCGCATGGGGTCAAGCCTTCCAAAGTCTTCGCTGACGCGCCGGGAGAGCGCTCTCACAGAGTAGCCCCCGCGCCGGGGTGCTTCGGTGCCGAAAGCGCCAGGGACCGGTCACAATTTCCTGGAAGAGCCCAGGAAACCGGTACGCCCGCACCCCAGCCGACCTCCGCATCGTCCCTGTTCCATCCGAAGTACCCGGGCGCACCGTCCCCGCGGGCGAGTAGGTTGGCCCCATGCTGCTCTCCGACCGCGACATCCGCGCCGAGATCGAGTCGGGCCGGGTCGCCCTGGACCCCTACGACGAGACGATGATCCAGCCCGCGTCGATCGACGTGCGGCTCGACAAGCTGTTCCGCGTCTTCGACAACCACAAGTACGCCGCGATCGACCCCGCGATCGACCAGCCCGAGCTCACGCGCCTGGTCGAGGTCGAGTCCGGAAAGCCGTTCGTGCTCCACCCCGGGGAGTTCGTGCTCGGCGCGACGTTCGAGTCCGTGACCCTCCCGGACGACGTCGCGGCGCGCCTCGAGGGCAAGTCCTCGCTCGGACGGCTCGGCCTGCTCACGCACTCGACGGCGGGCTTCATCGACCCGGGCTTCGAGGGCAACGTCACGCTCGAGCTGTCGAACA
It encodes:
- the dcd gene encoding dCTP deaminase — encoded protein: MLLSDRDIRAEIESGRVALDPYDETMIQPASIDVRLDKLFRVFDNHKYAAIDPAIDQPELTRLVEVESGKPFVLHPGEFVLGATFESVTLPDDVAARLEGKSSLGRLGLLTHSTAGFIDPGFEGNVTLELSNTATLPINLWPGMKIGQLCFFRMSSAAEHPYGSDKYGSRYRGQRGPTASRSFQSFHRTEI